From Oryzias melastigma strain HK-1 linkage group LG15, ASM292280v2, whole genome shotgun sequence, one genomic window encodes:
- the ppa1b gene encoding inorganic pyrophosphatase → MSFTVEERGNPNTLSYRLFFKNAEGKYISPFHDIPIYADESQSTFHMVVEVPRWTNAKMEIATKDILNPIKQDVKKGKLRYVANVFPHKGYIWNYGAIPQTWEDPAHKDGDTGCCGDNDPIDVCEIGTKVYSRGEVIKVKVLGVLAMIDEGETDWKVIAINVEDPEAKDLNNISDVQRLKPGYLEATVDWFRRYKVPDGKPENQFAFNGEFKDKDFAIEVIKNTHNFWKALISQQSNAGELNCKNTCVSACDSPYCCSPDEAKAAVGETCPCGKEEPIPSSVDKWFYYERK, encoded by the exons ATGAGCTTTACGGTCGAAGAGAGGGGAAACCCGAACACTCTGAGCTACCGCTTGTTCTTTA aaaatgcagaGGGAAAGTACATCTCACCGTTCCACGATATCCCCATTTATGCCGATGAGAGTCAG agcaCCTTTCACATGGTGGTTGAGGTACCAAGATGGACAAACGCAAAGATGGAG aTTGCCACTAAAGACATCCTAAATCCAATAAAACAAGATGTGAAGAAGGGCAAGTTGCGTTATGTTGCCaatgtttttccacataaagGCTACATATGGAACTATGGAGCCATTCCTCAG ACGTGGGAAGATCCAGCACATAAAGATGGAGACACCGGCTGCTGCGGCGACAACGATCCCATTGACGTCTGTGAAATCGGCACTAAG GTGTACTCACGCGGTGAGGTCATCAAAGTAAAGGTACTCGGGGTTCTAGCCATGATTGATGAGGGTGAGACTGACTGGAAGGTGATCGCAATCAATGTAGAGGACCCAGAAGCCAAGGACctgaaca ACATCAGTGATGTTCAGCGCCTGAAACCTGGTTATCTGGAAGCCACGGTGGACTGGTTCAGGAGATACAAAGTGCCTGATGGGAAACCAGAGAATCAATTTGCCTTCAACGGAGAATTCAAAGACAAG GATTTTGCCATTGAAGTAATCAAGAACACTCACAACTTCTGGAAAGCTCTTATTTCTCAACAGTCAAATGCTGGTGAACTCAACTG cAAAAACACGTGCGTGTCGGCTTGTGATAGCCCTTACTGCTGCTCACCAGATGAGGCCAAAGCTGCTGTTGGAGAG ACATGTCCATGTGGAAAAGAAGAGCCAATACCCTCATCCG TGGATAAATGGTTCTACTATGAGCGGAAGTGA